TACAACTTTTTACTGATAACCCTGCTCTACTGATAACTTCACGGTAAGTTGTTCCAAAACTATCACTTGCAGCATAACTATAAATTATGCTGCCACAGGAACATTTGCTAGCCTACCATCTTCCATATAAACAATGCGATCGGCTATGTCTAAAATCCGGTTGTCGTGAGTTACTAAAAGAATAGTACAACCTTGCTCTTTAGCTAGCTTCTGCATCAAATTAACCACATCTCGACCAGATTTGCTATCTAACGCTGCTGTTGGTTCATCCGCAAGGACAATTTTTGGATGACTTACTAATGCACGAGCGATCGCTACTCGTTGTTTTTGTCCTCCCGATAAATCATTTGGGTAATAATTAAGACGATTCCCCAACCCTACCATCTCTAACATCTCGGCGGCGCGAGTGTACATTTCTTTTGGTGAAAGTCCGTCATGTAGTTCCAACCCCATCCTGACATTTTGTACAGCAGTCAAGCTACCGTGCAAATTATGCGCTTGGAAGATATAACCATTATTACGTCGCGCTAGTGTCAGTGCTTTGTCATTAGCACCACACAGTTCTCTTCCCAACACCCGCAAACTCCCTTCTTGAGCAGAACGCAACCCACCAACTAAGGTTAATAGGGTAGTTTTGCCAGAACCAGAAGGGCCTGTCATGATCACAATTTCACCAGCGTTAATTTCTAAATTAATATCAAATAACGCTTGTTTGCAGAGTTGTCCTTTACCAAAGTAGTGATTCAGATTTTGAACAGAAATGACCATATTTAGTTAGTGGTTAGTGGTTACTAAATAATCACCAAACGACCAATGACAATTGACAATTGACAATTGACAAATTTAAAACATATCTGCGGGATCAGCAGCTAAGACTTTGCGAGTAGCGATCGCTCCTGAAATCATACACATAACTATCGTCATAATTAACACTTGCAAGGCTCGGGCCAAGGTCATGTATAGTGGCAAATTTGTCGCACTCCGGGTAAGGGCGTAGAGTCCCGTAGATATGGCAAATCCAGGTAAAAAACCTAACGCTGCCATAATGATGGCTTCTTCAAATACCACACTCAACAAGTACCTATTTTGATAACCCATAGCTCTGAAGGTGGCGTATTCTTTCATATGAGCGTTGACGTCGGTGGAGAGGACTTGATAAACGATAATCACCCCGACTATAAATCCCATTGATACACCCAAACTAAAGATAAAGCCGATCGCAGTGTTGGTTTGCCAGTAATATTCTTCAAATTTGACAAATTCTTCTTTAGTTAAAACTTTGACATCTTGCTCATTTTCAAGATATTTTTGCAAAGTTGTTGCTACTTGTTGCGGGTCATAACCTGGTTGAACTTGAATTAATCCTAAGTTGACGCTACCTGCTTCTTTTCTAGGAAATAACCGCAAATAGTTCTGGTCGCTAGTAATTAAACTACCATCAGCGATAAAGGAAGCCCCAACTTTAAATAACCCACTGACAGTAATTGTCCGGCGTTCGATTTCAGTAGTGACGGTTTTACCTTGCTCAATTTGAGCGATCGCTTCTTGGTAGTCTCCCCTCGAACCACGATCAAATAAGACGGTATCTGGTAGTTTAATTTTATTCAGTTGGCTATTGACTTCTGGTAAATTAAATGCTATTTGATCTGGATTGAAGCCAATTACCAAAACCATTGTCTCTTTGCGAGTTTGGGGATTCTTCCAAGAGACGGTGTTGATGTACATCGCTTCTGCTGACTTCACCCCTGGTACGTCCATTGTTTGGAATAGTCGCCGCCGAGTAAATGTTGATAAATTGGCGATGTTACGCGCTTGGGGATTAATTAAAACAATGTCTGCTTCTAAACTGCGATGCAATCTGGTGTTACTGTTGTATAGAGCTGCTTGGAAGCCTGTTTGCATAAACATTAATAGGTCAGCGAAGGCAATGCCTGATAATGCTACGAGAAAACGACTTTTATGACGGTTGAGTTGCAGCCATCCTAAAGGTGTGCGTCGCTGTAATTGCTGAATAAATCCAATCATGATCGCTTTGTATTAAGTCATTTGTCATTGGTCATTGGTTATTGGTCAGTAGTTGGTAGTTAGTGGTTAGTGTTTAGTGGTTATTTCCTCACTCTCCCCCTTGTCCTCCTTGTCCTCAATCCTTGATCCCTGATCCCCAATCACTGCCTTCACTTGCAGATTGGTAAATTTTGCTGCTTTCTGGGTGGAGGCTTGGTCTAACTGTGCGTGGACTTCTACGACTCTGGCGTCAATGTTGCTGGAGGGATCGCTGTTGATGACGTTTTGTCGTTGGATTTGCCAGCCAATTCTTTCTACAGTTGCGTACAATTCACCAGGAATAGAGTCACTTTCTAAGCGGACTTTTTGCCCGGGATGCACTTTACTAATATCACTTTGGTAAACTTCTACTACTGCATACATCTGGTTTGTTTGCCCTATTTCGGCGATGCCGTCATTAGATACTAATTCACCTGGACGGGTGTATATTTTGAAAACCTGACCATCTTGAGGCGATTGCACGTAAGCTTGTTTTAAGTTGGCTTCTGCTCTTTTGACAGACGCGATCGCTTTATTTACTTCCGCTTGGACTGCTGCTATATCCACAGGGCGAACTTCGGCGATGCGATTGAGGGTAGCTTTACCTGATTCGATTTGTTTTTGTCCAGATGCTTGAATGCGTGTCAGGTTTGCTCTTGCTTCTGCTAATTGTTCTTGCAAAGATTCTTCTATGCGCTTGAGGTTTGCTTTGGCCTCTGCTAGTTGTTGTTGTGCTGTTTGCCAAGTCAGGCGCTTGCTATCCTGGGAGGATGCCGAAATCGCTCCTTGTTGATACAACTTTTGATAGCGCTGGTATTCGGCTTGGGCATTATCTAGCTGTGCTTGCAACTGAGCAATAGTTGCTTTTTGGGCTTCGATTTGTGTGTTTTTTTCTGCTTCCAGACGCGCGATTGTGGCTTTTTGGGCTGTGATTTGGGTTTCTCTTTCTACTTGCAGCCGATCAATCTCTGCTGTCTGGGCGGCAATTTCACCTTGCTTTGCACCTGCCTTAACTTGCAACAGATTAGCTTGGGCTACTTGTACTGCTTCTTTGGCTTCTTCTAAGGCAGCTGCTAGGCGATCGCGACTGTCTAAAATTGCGACTATTTGTCCTGTTTTGACTGTATCCCCCTCTTGCACCAACAATTGTTCTACCCGACTCCCTTCTGAGGAAGCAGGTGCGGATAGTTTGATCACTTCTCCCTTTGGTTCTAATCTACCCAAAGCTGTGACTGTTTTGACTTCTGGTAGTTGCACTAACTGTTGTTGTGCTTTCTGTTGTTCAGCACTCCGAGACTGCTGAAGCGTGTAAACACTGATGCCACCTATAGTTAAAGTTACAACTGCTGCGATCGCAATTGACGGACGAAATATCGATTGTGGGAAGAAAGAACCCTCTTTGATGTTTTGCAGCATAGCATCTTTGCCCCAAAACTAAACTGTTTAGTTTTATAATATAACTAGACTAAACCGAACAGTTTAGTTTTGCAAGTACTATAATGTAAATAAACTAAACTGTATCGTTTAGTCATATTCCTTGCAGTTTCTTGATAAACACGGCACGACAAATATTAGGGAAAAGGTTAAGGGTTAACCTCTGGCTTTTTCAGAAATACTATTGTCGTGTGCGTGTTTCTCTCTTTAAGCATCACAATCTATAGACAAAAATTTATAGAAAAAATAAGGTGCTAGGGGTTTAGGGTGTAAAGATATAAGGGAGAAAGGGTGTGGGGTGTAGAGGAAGAGAAATTTTGCTCCTTGATTGTAAACTCTGTTCATGGTGTCTCTTATAGAAGTCGGGATGCATGTGAAAGGAATGAAATTTTCCTTTACCCCTTACCCTAATATCTCTGGTACATAGCAGGAATGAGTAAAAAATGATACGTGTAAAAGCAAATGAAATTGAGCGTGAGAGTTCACCTGAGAAAGTAGAACAAATTCTCCAAGGAGCAATGCAGGAATTTCTGGCGCATGGCTTTGCTGGTACAAGTATGGATAGGGTAGCAGCAGCAGCAGGCGTTTCTAAAGCTACTGTTTACAGCCACTTTGCAGATAAAGAGGGGCTATTCAAAGCATTAATCGAGCAACTAGCACGCAAGAAGTTTCAGTTGATATTTGGTAGCGAACCTTTAGAAGGGGAACCACTACAAGTTTTGCGCCAGGTAGGAACTAGAGCTTTAGAACAGATGAGTACTGACCAAGAACATTCTGCGTTTATGCGTGTGTTAATTGGGGAATCTGGTCGCTTCCCAGAGTTAGCTCAAATTTGTGTGAATTCAATGATTAAGCCAACCTTGGATGCTCTCAATCAATATTTAGCATCTCATCCAGAACTGAAAATAGCAGATTCAGAGGCAATGGCGAGAATTTTACTTGGATCTTTAGTGCATTTCCATATTACGCAGGAAGTGCTGCATGGTGAGAATATAATACCAATGAAAGGCGATCGCATCATTGACACTATAATTGATTTGCTTGAGAAATCTGTTCAATCCTCATGATCTCTGCTCGTAGGTTTTGCCGAGCAGATGATTCAAATTTATTAAACATCAAGTCTGTCAGGTAAATGCGATCTCTATGTAAAAACTGCCGCAAAACTTGCTTTCTCCCTGCAAGATACTCTACATCTGGCATCCAAAGATATTCCTGACGAATTAAAAGTGCATATTGATGGTAGCGTTGGGGATTGCTACCTAAAATTTCTAAATCTGCATCCAAGAACACTTGAGCATCAAAATCATCTGGTTCGGCTTGATCATGCTTGGTGTTTAAAATTAGACTTATAACTCTAGCAATAATACTATGAGGAATTTGCAGCGAACCTAAAACTTCAAGAGCATAACTAGCACTCTGTTGTTCATTATCTTGTGTCAGAGTATTATACACTACATCATGAAACCAAACCGCAAGTTGAACAGGAGGCAAATCTTGAACCTGGTTTTGTAATGTCTCTATTGTAGAGAGTACATAGTAGATGTGTTCTAAGGTGTGATAATAGCGACCCGGAGCAGAATAAGCTGCAACTAGTTGCGAAAAGGCTTCTTCAGCAACAGTTTGTTCTACTTGAAAAGATTGGAGTAACTGCCACCACTTAGTGAACAAATCATAATTAATTTTTACCACTACTAGTAAAAGTACGGTGAATTATTAATTTATAGATCAACTTTAACATTACCTTAATCCCCATTTGGTTATGAATTGGTATGTTCATTTTGCATGGACAAATTACCTAGAAACGAATTAATTAATACTACTAAGTGGGGCAATATGAAACTGATGGATGGTGATCGCTTGCTACCAATTCGGTGCAGACGGCGAGATTTTTTACTGGGTGCAGGATTCTTCACAGGGTTAGCAGTAGCTAGTCAATGGCGTCCAGTAATAGCGCAACCAAGGTTTTCTAGCTATCCTTTCAGTCTTGGTGTGGCCTCTGGTGATCCATTACCCAATAGTGTAGTGTTATGGACACGTCTAGCGATCGACCCACTTCATGGTGGTGGAATGCCACCAGAAAATATCGTAGTGCGGTGGTTGATTGCCCTTGACAAAAACATGACCAAGATAGTGCGACGTGGGCAAACCTTGGCAACTCCTGAACTAGCCCACTCAGTACACGTTGATGTGCGCGGATTAGAACCTGATCGTTGGTATTGGTATCAATTCCGGGTGGGTAATGAAGTTAGCCCAATTGGGCGGACTCGCACAGCGCCAGCCTTGAATACCTCTATCCCACAACTAAACTTTGCTTTTGCTTCTTGTCAAGATTGGCAAAACGGCTACTACACAGCCTACAAGCACATGGCGGATGAAGAACTCGATCTAGTGGTGCATTTAGGTGACTATATTTACGAGTACGAGGCCCAACCTGACAAGCTACGCCAGCATATTGGTTCTGAAATTCTTACCCTAGAAGACTATCGTAACCGTCACGCCCAGTACAAAACTGACCCAAATCTGCAAGCTGTTCATGCCAAGTTTCCTTGGATTGTTACCTGGGATGATCATGAAGTGGAAAACAATTACGCTGGTTTGATACCAGAAGACAATCAAAGTCAGGAAGCCTTTGTGACTCGGCGGGCTTACGCTTACCAAGCTTACTACGAACATATGCCGCTACGCCGCTTTTCGTTGCCTAAAGGGCTTGACATGCAGTTATATCGACGCTTTACTTTTGGTGATTTAGCTGAGTTTAACGTCTTGGATACCCGTCAATATCGGACTGATCAGCCTTGTGATGACGGACTTAAGCCCCGTTGCTCCCAAGCTTTGGCTGAAGAAGCTACGATGACAGGCAAAGAACAACAGCAGTGGTTACTCAAAGGTCTAGATAACTCATCAGCACGCTGGAATGTGATTGCTCAACAAGTTATGTTTGCTGAATACGATTTTGATCCTCGTCCAGAAACAGGACTGTTCAACATGGATCAGTGGGATGGTTACGTAGCTGCACGGAATCGCATTTTGAATTTTTTAGCTCAACGCCGACCTTCCAACCTAGTAGTGATTAGCGGAGATATCCATTCTAGTTGGGTACATGACCTCAAAGTAAACTTCAAAAACCCAGACTCAGCTACAGTCGGTACCGAATTTGTGGGAACCTCAATTACATCAGATTTTTCCACCGAATTTATTTCTCCAATCAAAGCTGCTTTGAGTGACAATCCCCACACTAAATTTTTTGATGGTGCTTATCGGGGTTATGTCCGTTGCAATCTCACACGCGATCGCTGGCAAAGTGATTACCGTGTTGTCTCAACAATTACTGAGCAAAACGCCTCTATCAGTACCCTAGCTTCGTTTATAGTTGAAAATGGTCAACCAGGCGCACAAAAAATTTAAATAACTACTCTATACCCTGTGCCAAATTTATCTTATCGTGTATACACAAGTTATACCAATTCAAATAATGTTTGCGACAGATAACCCCACCCTCCCCTTAGAAAGGGGAGGATTGGGGTGGGGTGTTATATAATCCATATGTTGTATTCTTTTTTCAAATTGGTATTAAATTTATCCCCCTTCATCCCCCTAAATCTTGAGGGGAAACAACAAATCAAGTCCCCTCCCCTTATGAATATACGGCTGGCGAATAGGGGGACAGAACCCATAATAAAATACCAGAGGAGAAACAAGAACTTGTCTCGTGCGAAATCATTGTACTTCTTCTACCTTCTATAACACCCCTTTGGAACTGGGGATCAACCCAGCACGACGGGGATCAATCTCCATTGCCATCCGCATCGCCCTCGCAAATGCCTTAAATGTGGCTTCAATAATGTGATGAGAATTAATCCCATCCAACTGACGAATGTGCAGCGTCATCTGACTATTACCTGCCAAGGCGACAAAAAATTCTCGTACTAGCTGGGTGTCATAAGTCCCAACTCGCTGGGTAGGAATTTGCAAACCGTAGCTGAGATGAGGACGACCCGAAAAATCCAGTGCTACCTGAATTAAGGCTTCATCAAGAGGTGCAAGAAAATTACCAAACCGGACAATGCCTTTTTTGTCACCTAATGCTTTGCTGATAGCTTTTCCTAAGGTAATGCCTACATCTTCGTTGGTATGATGGTCATCAATGTGCAAGTCTCCTGTGGCTTGGATATCCAAGTCTATTAGTCCGTGGGAGGCAATTTGATGTAGCATGTGATCTAAAAATGGAATACCTGTAGCTGCATTACAAACTCCTGTACCATCCAAATTAATCGTAACCTGGACATCTGTTTCCTCCGTAGTGCGATGTACAGAAGCAATACGGGGAGTTTGTGTGAGGTTGTTGGGTGAAGATAGAGTTTGGCGATCGCTGATTTGCATAGTATTTGGTTAGTGGTTAATAGTTAGTGGTTAGTGGTTAGTGGTTAGTGATTTACTACTAACTACTAACCACTAACTACTAACAAATTCTTACATTCCCATAATTTCATATCCTGCATCAACATACAGGACTTGTCCTGTAATTCCACTTGCCAAGTCGCTACACAAGAACGCTGCTGCATTACCTACCTCGATCTGTGTGACGGTGCGTCCCAAGGGAGCTACTTGCTCGACATGATGAATCATATCTAAAATACCGCCAACGGCACTAGAAGCTAAAGTACGGATTGGCCCGGCGGAGATGGCATTGACGCGGATATTGGCAGAACCGAGTTCTGCTGCTAAATAACGCACACTAGCTTCTAATCCTGCCTTGGCAACTCCCATCACATTATAGTTAGGAACTGCTCTTACGGCTCCTAAATAAGAGAGAGTAACTATGCTTCCACCTGCGATCATCAAAGGTTTAGCTGCACCAGCTAGTTGCACCAAAGAATAGGTGCTGACATCTAAAGCTGTACGAAATCCTTCACGAGAGGTTTGGCTAAAGTCTCCACTCAAATCATCTTTATTGGCAAAGGCAATGGAATGGATGAGAAGGTCCAACTTGCCCCATTTATCGCGGATCGTCTCAAAAGTAGATTGAATCTGTTCGTCATCTTGGACATTGCAAGGGAGAAACAGACTTGGGTTGAGAGGTTCGACAAGTTCAGCAACCTTTTTCTCCATTTTGCCACGCTCATCTGGTAGGTAGGTGATCCCCAAGTTAGCTCCGGCTTTGTGCAGTTGTTGGGCAATACCCCAGGCTATAGAGCGGTTGTTGACAATGCCTGTAACAAGGGCATTTTTTCCAGTCAGATCCAGCATAGAAATTATTGATGTGATGTTTCATTAGGAGCATACATGAATCTGAGCTTGGTTTGTCTTCGTTTTATAAATTTGATTTTTGATTGTACTTCAGGGTAGATGTAACAGAAGAGACTCTATCTTGCACCAACTAAAATTGGATACAAACTGCTTCTTTTAAAGATGAATGATCAAAAGGATTTTTAAACAGAGTAAAGGTTTTAGAAAAAGATATTTTTCTTTTGTAAGTAACTAAATTTATTTGTGGTTTCCCTTGCGTCTCCATTACCCTAAGTTTTTACATCCGTATTTTCAACATCCATCGTGCCAAAATTGCTTTTTACCATCAATTTACCATTTTATGTTTTCATAAATTCTCTATGAATCTTACTTTTTTCTTAAAAAACTTATTGTCTACAATTTTGGAAGTACCTAACAAAAAGTACTAGATTCCTGCACTACAAATTTTGTATCATGTTAAACAAACATCAATTAGATAAAGGGTTAAGTATAGGAAAGTACAGAAAGGTTGACAATGTTTTATTGAATTTTCGAGTGTATTCTTAGGAAATCCATATTCGTTTTTCTGGCATTGGGTAGGGGAAGGGAGATAGATGATCGTGACACAAGATAAAGCCCTAGCAAATGTTTTTCGTCAGATGGCGACTGGAGCGTTTCCGCCAGTGGTGGAATCGTTCGAGCGCAACAAGACGATCTTTTTCCCCGGCGATCCTGCTGAAAGAGTTTATTTTCTCTTAAAAGGTGCAGTTAAACTCTCCAGGGTGTACGAAGCAGGAGAAGAGATAACTGTAGCGCTACTGCGAGAAAACAGTGTATTTGGGGTTTTGTCCCTACTAACGGGAAACAAGTCTGATCGTTTTTATCATGCAGTTGCTTTTACGCCTGTGGAATTGCTTTCAGCACCTATCGAACAGGTGGAACAAGCACTCAAGGAAAATCCAGAATTATCGATGTTAATGCTGCGGGGTTTATCTTCGCGCATTCTTCAGACAGAGATGATGATTGAAACTCTCGCTCACCGCGATATGGGTTCAAGATTAATAAGTTTCTTATTAATTCTTTGTCGAGATTTTGGTCTTCCTTGTGCAGATGGAATCACAATTGATCTCAAGCTATCTCATCAGGCGATCGCTGAAGCAATTGGTTCGACTCGTGTGACTGTCACTAGACTACTAGGCGATTTGCGCGAAAAGAAGATGATTTCCATACACAAGAAAAAAATTACTGTCCACAAACCTGTGACACTAAGTCGGCAATTCACTTAATTGTACACAGAGAGCGGCATTCAGAAATATAGACACTCTTGTAGAAATAGGTAATGGGTAATGAGTAATAGGTAATGGGTAATGGATAAATACTTGTTAATTCCTTTTCCCCTTTCTCTTTACCCCTTTACCCAGTAATTTATCAACCTGCAATTCGCCACAGAAAATGCCTGAAAGTAGTAGGCTGTATCTGGAAGGATTTCTTCGGTAAATACAAACAGATGGCCACCGGGTACATCCTCATTATTGCAATCTTAATTTTGGGAGGCGTTATTGCCACCGTCGGCGATCGCATTGGCACGCGGGTTGGCAAAAAACGGCTCTCACTTTTCAACCTTAGACCCAAAAATACAGCTGTATTAGTAACAATCTTGACAGGGTTGGGCATTTCTGCATCAACCCTGGGCATTTTATTTTTAGCTGATGAAGGTTTGCGTAAAGGAGTTTTTGAGTTAGAAGATATTCAAAAAGACCTTAGGCGTAAACGCGTACAACTAGAAAATACGACCCAGCAACTTGATACAACCAAAACCGAACTAGAGCAAGCCAGGAAAGAACAAGCCAAAGCTCAGCAGGATCTGCAAGAAATTAACAAATCTTTACAAGCAGCCAACGCTAAGCAACAGCAAACGCAAGCCCAACTCAACCGTACAATTAATCAACAAGCAAAAACTCAAACCCAACTCCAAGGCACTCAAAAGCAATTGAGTCAAGTGGCAAATCAATATGAAAAAGCCATAGCCCAGCTACAAAACGTTTATCAAGAAAGGAACAGACAACTAGAGGAAATTAAACGACTAAAAGCAGAACGCCAAAAACTTTATGAGCAAGCGAAACAAGCCGTTGCTGAAGCGCAAGCTGCTATAGACAAACGCGATCGCGAACTAGCCAAGCGTCAGGAAGTGATTCAACAGCGTGACCAGACAATTGCCAAACTGGATGCGGTTATTCAAAAGCGTAATCTCGAAATTACAGCTAGGGAGAAAATTATTGCTCAACGAGAAACCCGCCTCAAAGAACTAGAAACACAACAGGATTTTCTCGAACAGGAAGTTGCACGTCTAGAGAAATATTATCGGTCTTATCGTGATCTTCGTTTAGGAAAACTGGCTATAGCCCGGGGTCAAGTTCTAGCGGCTGGGGTTGTGCGTATAGAAAAACCTGCTGCTGCGCGCCAAGCAGTAATCCAGCTATTAAAAGAAGCTAATAAAAATGCCAGTATGGAATTAAGTGAACCTGGCACTACCACCCCTCCAAATTTGCAGATACTACGTGTCACTGAAGAACAAGTTGAACAGTTAAGTAATCAGATTAAAGATGGTCGAGATTACGTGGTGCGGATTTTCTCTGCGGGTAACTACGTCAGAGGAGAAAAACCAATCGAATTTTTTGCTGATGCATCACTAAATCAAATTGTGTTCTCTGGAGGCGAAGTACTAGCTACAACTACAGCTGATCCCAAAAACATGACATCCTACCAACTGCGACAGCGCCTAGAACTGTTGATTTCTGCTTCTCAATTTCGCGCACGGAATGCTGGAATTTTAGAAGATATTCAAATAGATGGTACTTTTCTGCGCTTTATTGCCCAGTTGCGACAATATGACCAAGCAATAGATATTAAAGCAGTTGCCGCACAAGACACATATACCGCCGGGCCGTTGAAAGTAAGATTGTTAGCAATTAAAAATGGACAAGTGATTTTTAGTACTTAATTTTTTAGTAGGTAGAGACGCGATTAATCGCGTCTGTACATTACGATTAATCGCGTCTGTACATTACGATTAATCGCGTCTGTACATTAGTAGTTAGTAGCCAATAAATAATAACCAATAACCAATAACCATTAACCAATCATCACTAACCACTAACCAATAACCATTATCTAAAATCGTATTTAATATGAATTTAAATGAATTTACACCAACTCAACCAGTGATCTTAGGATTCGACCCGGGTAAAGATAAATGTGGCTTAGCAGTGATGGGACTGGATCGAAAGCTACACTATCATCGGGTTGTACCTTCGACTGAAGCGATCGCTACCATTGAAACACTGCGACAAAAATTTCCCATCTCTCTAATGGTTATGGGCGATCAAACCACAGCTAAAGGCTGGAAACAGCAACTACAGCAACAATTGTCAGATCCGTTAAATATTATGTTGGTCGATGAACGCTACACCAGTTTAGAAGCACGTGATCGCTATTGGCAAATGTTCCCACCCCAGGGAATCACTAAACTGTTACCACAAGGAATGAGAACACCTCCAAGACCAATAGATGACATTGTTGCTATTCTCCTCATCGAAAGATATCTTAGTCGCCTGACAGAGTCAGTAAAATAAATGATGAATTATGAATAATAAAATTTTATATTTCATAACTCATCATTCATAATTTTTACAGTTCTGCCCGAATAGTAAAAGCATAGTCTCCTCCTGGTTCTAGTTGATAATCTTTTTGCTCTAAAAAACGACCAAGAGGCTCTTTAATTAAAGCACGACCTTGTGATGGTTTGACAGACAATTCTCCTCGGGGAAAATGCCATTGAAACTGCCACTCAAAATCTCCCGCTCTGACTTCTCCTTCCAGTAAGCCCTGTTGCCAAGATTGACGGGTAATCCTAACATGGGCAGTTGTTTGTGGTAAACGCTTAGCACTCACGTTGCTTGATGTCAAGTAACAATAACAGATGATCAGTTATAGCTTTACATTTATACAAAATACATCAAATATACCTATGGAAGTAAATCAAATACTTTAGTGTCTTAGCTTCATGACTTTCGCAGTTGAGTCAAGGTTAACAGAGAAGGGGAAGAGAATTGCAGCAGCCACCAAAAAATTTTCCTTTACCTCTTGACAATCATCTCTTCATTTGACATATTTGTATATATGCAAGTTTGCGGGTATAGCTCAGTGGTAGAGCGTCACCTTGCCAAGGTGAATGTCGCGCGTTCGAATCGCGTTACCCGCTTCAAGAAAGAGTACCATAATCAAACTCTAGGAATAAACGATAGAGTTGAGCTACTGGTGAGTTGTGGGATTGTCGTTGTTGTAGAAGGCAATACCTACCTGTGGGAAATTATATAGCTGAAGAAATTAGCTATAGCAGCTTAGCATCAACTGGATATTAAAGTATATCTAACGCGCCGGGATTACTTCAGTGTTAGATAGGCGATCGCAACTGCATTTTGTAAAGCTGCGCTTGATTGGGTTGCAGCAAAAGATACAGGAAAGATGGTTGCATGCCATAGTCAAAGCAGTACCATTGGAACTTGCAGTTCCTTATACTAATTCAAAAAATATTTAAGGGCAGATCCCCACCCCACCCCACCCGCCTAACATTACCTTAAGCGAGATCCTACCTTAGACACACAAGTCTGAAATAGCTTATGAATCCTGGGTTTACCCCACTCTAACCCTCCCCTTTACAAGAGGAGACTGGATTTGTTGTTTCCCCACGATATTTTGGGGAATTAAGAGGGGTAAATCCAACTTCTATGTATATGGTAGCCCCAAGATTGAGGAGGATTGGGGAGGGATTTTATCATTATTTATGTGTTGCATTCTTTTTTCAAATTGGTATTAGGTGTAGATCCCAATAATCTACAAACAGCTTATTAAACTTGAGCTAAATATATATTGCTAATTTTTTAGCTTATTTCATTCTTATTTTCTTCTTATTTTTTCATTATTTTTAATTAATAAGATTTTAATACTTTGAACAGTAAACATGCTTGATCTCGAGTTAGTAGTTTAAAACAAAGTTACCTACCCAATTTCCAACTATCAAACACGATCTCGGAAGCGATTGACCGAACTTGATATAAAATCTCTACTAATAACGAATGACTTTTGACAAATGATCGTATTCATGAGTTAACTTTATGTGTCGGTCTGCTGAAAAATGTGGCAGATTATTATTGCTTTC
Above is a genomic segment from Fischerella sp. JS2 containing:
- the hisB gene encoding imidazoleglycerol-phosphate dehydratase HisB produces the protein MQISDRQTLSSPNNLTQTPRIASVHRTTEETDVQVTINLDGTGVCNAATGIPFLDHMLHQIASHGLIDLDIQATGDLHIDDHHTNEDVGITLGKAISKALGDKKGIVRFGNFLAPLDEALIQVALDFSGRPHLSYGLQIPTQRVGTYDTQLVREFFVALAGNSQMTLHIRQLDGINSHHIIEATFKAFARAMRMAMEIDPRRAGLIPSSKGVL
- the fabI gene encoding enoyl-ACP reductase FabI, whose product is MLDLTGKNALVTGIVNNRSIAWGIAQQLHKAGANLGITYLPDERGKMEKKVAELVEPLNPSLFLPCNVQDDEQIQSTFETIRDKWGKLDLLIHSIAFANKDDLSGDFSQTSREGFRTALDVSTYSLVQLAGAAKPLMIAGGSIVTLSYLGAVRAVPNYNVMGVAKAGLEASVRYLAAELGSANIRVNAISAGPIRTLASSAVGGILDMIHHVEQVAPLGRTVTQIEVGNAAAFLCSDLASGITGQVLYVDAGYEIMGM
- the ntcA gene encoding global nitrogen regulator NtcA codes for the protein MIVTQDKALANVFRQMATGAFPPVVESFERNKTIFFPGDPAERVYFLLKGAVKLSRVYEAGEEITVALLRENSVFGVLSLLTGNKSDRFYHAVAFTPVELLSAPIEQVEQALKENPELSMLMLRGLSSRILQTEMMIETLAHRDMGSRLISFLLILCRDFGLPCADGITIDLKLSHQAIAEAIGSTRVTVTRLLGDLREKKMISIHKKKITVHKPVTLSRQFT
- a CDS encoding DUF3084 domain-containing protein — its product is MATGYILIIAILILGGVIATVGDRIGTRVGKKRLSLFNLRPKNTAVLVTILTGLGISASTLGILFLADEGLRKGVFELEDIQKDLRRKRVQLENTTQQLDTTKTELEQARKEQAKAQQDLQEINKSLQAANAKQQQTQAQLNRTINQQAKTQTQLQGTQKQLSQVANQYEKAIAQLQNVYQERNRQLEEIKRLKAERQKLYEQAKQAVAEAQAAIDKRDRELAKRQEVIQQRDQTIAKLDAVIQKRNLEITAREKIIAQRETRLKELETQQDFLEQEVARLEKYYRSYRDLRLGKLAIARGQVLAAGVVRIEKPAAARQAVIQLLKEANKNASMELSEPGTTTPPNLQILRVTEEQVEQLSNQIKDGRDYVVRIFSAGNYVRGEKPIEFFADASLNQIVFSGGEVLATTTADPKNMTSYQLRQRLELLISASQFRARNAGILEDIQIDGTFLRFIAQLRQYDQAIDIKAVAAQDTYTAGPLKVRLLAIKNGQVIFST
- a CDS encoding pre-16S rRNA-processing nuclease YqgF is translated as MNLNEFTPTQPVILGFDPGKDKCGLAVMGLDRKLHYHRVVPSTEAIATIETLRQKFPISLMVMGDQTTAKGWKQQLQQQLSDPLNIMLVDERYTSLEARDRYWQMFPPQGITKLLPQGMRTPPRPIDDIVAILLIERYLSRLTESVK
- a CDS encoding DUF3146 family protein; its protein translation is MSAKRLPQTTAHVRITRQSWQQGLLEGEVRAGDFEWQFQWHFPRGELSVKPSQGRALIKEPLGRFLEQKDYQLEPGGDYAFTIRAEL